The Parashewanella spongiae genome has a window encoding:
- a CDS encoding PLP-dependent aminotransferase family protein gives MTNKPVQINAKFKYQKLVDEIVVAIESGLLTGKLPSVRKASKDRSVSISTISQAYAELERLGWIFSESKRGYFIHQTRNENSKPQYGHDITSISNGRSLAESVQYSLNDPNVFPLSSTAPSSVLDNEKVLNRLSKKTSNNRVFQKNLEEPIAGLPEYRQALSRYWLSQSLLLTQDQIIATHGRNEGLLTALLAMNKSGKAVAVESPTSFYFQAVISQLNFDVIEIPQQHNYQDELMLLELAYSTHKFDCLVVNPSFNDPTGRLLSKGDKLDLLHWASRNQVTIIEYDRSELYFSCDKPSSLVNLAINHSIDNLRLISIGDFFDTLSPTLKLGYMVCLNCFQECLLTRQTTLEPVNLHMQHIITECLESGQYSKLLRNLRHQLRINYIKANTIFSELLELGTYISQPNGGPCLWFQLPKGVSSHGLWEMAINAQLSIAPGTVFSFSNNFEDFFRVTFALPWDDSMESALIKLTKLTKDFVK, from the coding sequence GTGACAAATAAACCAGTACAGATAAATGCTAAATTTAAATATCAAAAACTCGTTGATGAAATAGTCGTTGCTATTGAATCTGGACTATTAACTGGGAAATTACCTTCAGTACGAAAAGCATCAAAAGATAGAAGCGTAAGCATATCTACAATTTCACAAGCTTATGCGGAACTCGAGAGGTTAGGGTGGATATTTTCAGAAAGTAAGCGCGGCTATTTTATTCATCAAACTCGAAATGAAAATAGCAAGCCACAATATGGCCATGATATCACTAGTATAAGCAATGGACGAAGTCTTGCTGAGTCTGTTCAGTATTCTTTAAATGATCCAAATGTGTTTCCTTTATCATCTACAGCGCCAAGTAGTGTGCTTGATAATGAAAAGGTTCTAAATCGATTATCAAAAAAAACTTCAAATAATAGGGTCTTCCAAAAAAATCTAGAAGAGCCAATAGCAGGTTTACCTGAATATCGACAAGCGTTAAGCCGATATTGGTTATCGCAATCTTTGTTGCTTACTCAAGACCAAATCATAGCCACTCACGGTCGAAATGAAGGTTTGTTAACAGCATTACTTGCTATGAATAAGTCAGGTAAGGCTGTAGCGGTTGAATCACCAACAAGCTTTTATTTTCAAGCTGTAATATCACAGCTTAATTTTGATGTGATTGAAATTCCTCAACAGCATAATTATCAAGATGAACTGATGCTGTTAGAGCTTGCTTATTCAACACATAAATTTGATTGCTTAGTTGTTAATCCTAGTTTTAATGATCCCACAGGTAGGCTTTTGTCCAAAGGAGATAAACTTGATCTATTGCATTGGGCTTCACGGAATCAGGTTACTATTATTGAATACGATAGAAGTGAACTGTACTTTTCTTGCGACAAACCTTCAAGCTTGGTTAATTTAGCCATTAATCATTCGATTGATAATCTGAGACTCATTAGCATTGGAGACTTTTTTGATACTTTGTCCCCAACCTTAAAATTGGGTTATATGGTTTGTCTGAATTGTTTTCAAGAATGCTTACTTACAAGACAAACAACTCTAGAGCCTGTTAATCTCCATATGCAACACATCATTACTGAATGCTTGGAAAGCGGACAGTATAGTAAGTTGTTAAGAAACCTACGCCATCAATTAAGAATTAATTACATCAAGGCGAATACTATTTTTAGTGAGCTTCTTGAGTTAGGGACATATATCAGTCAACCAAATGGCGGGCCGTGTTTGTGGTTTCAGTTACCGAAAGGTGTTTCCAGTCATGGATTGTGGGAAATGGCTATTAACGCACAGCTTTCGATAGCTCCGGGGACTGTATTTTCATTTTCTAATAATTTTGAGGACTTTTTTAGAGTAACGTTTGCTTTGCCATGGGATGATTCAATGGAGTCAGCATTAATTAAACTAACCAAGCTCACGAAGGACTTTGTCAAGTAA
- a CDS encoding RsmB/NOP family class I SAM-dependent RNA methyltransferase, which yields MLKFSLSASSTQLVINVLDLVLSRGKPLDRAYSEFFSGQRLESEELARITIVTGDILRRLNLYCYLASVEPEEIERLGSRLLNVWHQFHDLELPKLEYSLPIDQKEYAIRLEEAKQNEALWDGCPEWLDELGQKSLGDSWAAERKALTFMPKRYLRVNELKGNREELATALLAEHITTKQVDGVDSALEVTSNSALFRSETFKKGLFEQQDAGSQLVAAAVDAQPGMRVIDACAGAGGKTLHIAAQMQGKGRLLAMDVEQWKLDALKQRARRNGAHNVETRIIASSKTIKRLKLSADRVLLDVPCSGLGVLKRNPDAKWRDTSERLPVLINLQKEILQSYSRMVKPGGILIYATCSIMPQENREQVDLFLENNSDFRLIEDENISPAKTGFDGFYLAKLERVS from the coding sequence ATGTTAAAATTTTCACTTTCGGCAAGTTCAACTCAATTAGTTATTAATGTTCTCGACTTAGTACTGTCACGGGGTAAACCTCTTGACAGAGCTTATTCAGAGTTTTTTTCTGGGCAGCGTCTTGAAAGTGAAGAGTTAGCACGCATCACAATCGTTACTGGAGATATACTAAGACGTCTAAATTTATATTGCTATTTAGCTTCTGTTGAACCAGAGGAGATAGAACGCTTAGGCTCAAGACTGCTTAATGTGTGGCACCAGTTCCACGACTTAGAGTTACCGAAATTAGAATATTCATTACCTATTGATCAGAAGGAATATGCTATCCGGTTGGAAGAAGCTAAACAAAACGAAGCACTTTGGGACGGCTGTCCTGAATGGCTGGATGAACTTGGACAAAAAAGTTTGGGTGATAGCTGGGCCGCTGAGCGAAAAGCGCTCACATTCATGCCTAAGCGTTACTTAAGAGTCAATGAATTAAAAGGTAATCGAGAAGAACTAGCTACGGCTTTACTCGCTGAACATATCACAACAAAACAAGTTGATGGTGTTGATAGCGCTTTGGAAGTGACTTCTAACTCTGCACTATTTCGTAGCGAAACTTTCAAAAAGGGCTTGTTTGAGCAACAAGATGCAGGTTCACAGCTAGTGGCTGCTGCAGTTGATGCACAGCCCGGCATGAGAGTTATTGATGCCTGTGCGGGTGCTGGTGGCAAAACGCTTCATATTGCGGCTCAAATGCAAGGTAAAGGGCGGTTACTCGCTATGGATGTTGAACAATGGAAGTTAGACGCATTAAAGCAACGGGCTCGACGAAATGGCGCTCATAATGTTGAAACACGTATCATTGCTAGCAGCAAAACCATCAAGCGTTTGAAGCTTTCTGCTGATAGAGTGTTATTGGATGTGCCTTGTTCTGGACTTGGTGTATTGAAGCGCAACCCAGATGCTAAATGGCGTGATACTTCAGAGCGTCTACCTGTATTAATCAACTTGCAAAAAGAAATTTTACAGAGTTACAGCCGTATGGTTAAGCCTGGTGGAATTTTGATTTATGCGACTTGCTCAATCATGCCACAGGAGAATCGTGAACAAGTTGATTTATTCTTAGAAAATAATTCAGATTTTAGACTTATTGAAGATGAAAACATCTCACCAGCTAAAACTGGATTCGATGGCTTTTACTTAGCCAAATTAGAGCGGGTTAGTTAA
- a CDS encoding peptidylprolyl isomerase, with the protein MARACARHILVKTKQEAEKLMKQLEKGADFGKLAKQYSTCPSKKRFGDLGEFGQGDMVKAFDDVVFKKPVLEIHGPVKTKFGFHIIQTVYRT; encoded by the coding sequence ATGGCCAGAGCATGCGCTCGTCATATTTTAGTAAAGACGAAACAAGAAGCTGAAAAGCTGATGAAACAGCTTGAGAAAGGGGCTGACTTCGGCAAGCTTGCTAAGCAGTATTCGACTTGTCCATCAAAAAAGCGTTTCGGGGATTTAGGTGAGTTTGGGCAGGGTGATATGGTCAAAGCATTTGATGATGTTGTGTTTAAAAAGCCAGTATTAGAAATTCACGGTCCGGTAAAAACAAAATTCGGATTTCATATTATCCAAACTGTTTACCGGACTTAG
- a CDS encoding D-alanine--D-alanine ligase translates to MSKFNVLLLCGGGSDEHDISLISAGYIQSRLETQPEISLKKLELDAKGQYSDTEGNVFQITHEGYLQHQTQNELNWNIDFVIPCFHGFPGETGDIQSFLTLLNLPYLGASAETSVCCFNKVTAKQWFTSLGIPNTPYLFLSEYTQATIETTEKAFDEWGSVFIKASSQGSSVGCYKVENKNDIENTLAQAFQYSPYVLVEKTILARELEVAVYEHNGEVVASLPGEIICDKNTFYDFDEKYSENSKARTDIEAKKLSKEITDKIRLLAIKAFVGMKLKHLARIDFFLTDKNDILLNEINTFPGMTPISMFPKMLENNGDNFAEFLLNTIKKETR, encoded by the coding sequence ATGTCAAAATTTAATGTGCTTTTACTTTGTGGTGGAGGCAGTGATGAACATGATATATCGCTTATTTCTGCAGGGTACATCCAATCACGCCTCGAAACTCAGCCTGAAATCAGTCTTAAAAAACTAGAGTTAGATGCAAAAGGTCAATACAGCGATACTGAAGGTAATGTCTTTCAAATCACTCATGAAGGCTACTTGCAACATCAAACCCAAAACGAACTTAATTGGAATATTGACTTTGTTATCCCATGTTTTCATGGTTTTCCTGGCGAAACTGGTGATATACAATCATTCTTAACACTTCTCAACCTTCCATATTTGGGTGCAAGCGCAGAAACCAGTGTTTGCTGTTTTAATAAAGTAACCGCAAAACAATGGTTCACCTCGTTAGGCATACCAAATACCCCTTACTTATTCTTATCTGAATACACCCAAGCAACAATTGAAACAACTGAAAAAGCGTTTGACGAATGGGGCTCTGTTTTTATAAAAGCATCAAGCCAAGGTTCTTCTGTAGGTTGTTACAAAGTAGAAAATAAAAATGACATTGAAAATACGCTTGCACAAGCTTTTCAATATTCGCCATATGTACTCGTTGAAAAAACAATCCTTGCACGTGAATTGGAAGTCGCGGTATACGAGCATAATGGTGAGGTCGTTGCTTCACTTCCTGGTGAAATTATCTGTGATAAAAACACGTTTTACGATTTTGATGAGAAATATTCAGAAAATAGTAAAGCTCGCACAGATATCGAAGCTAAAAAATTAAGTAAAGAAATTACCGACAAAATTCGTTTACTCGCAATCAAAGCTTTTGTCGGAATGAAATTGAAACATTTAGCCAGAATTGATTTCTTTTTAACTGACAAAAATGACATTCTACTAAATGAAATTAACACTTTCCCTGGTATGACACCTATTTCTATGTTCCCGAAAATGCTTGAAAACAACGGGGACAATTTTGCCGAGTTCCTGTTAAATACAATCAAAAAAGAAACTCGATAA
- the ltrA gene encoding group II intron reverse transcriptase/maturase, protein MANTPVNIRILQRKLYLRSKLNSELRFYSLYDKLSRLDILEEAYRRCKANKGGAGIDGITFSYLEQQKKVVALLKEIQTQLQQKNYRPSPVKRVEILKDNGKTRKLGIPIISDRIVQMAMTIVMQPVYEPHLHEHSYGYRPCRNAQQAVKVIEMSLKQGYQHVLDADLSAYFDTIPHAKLMAKIERRISDSSFLSLLKSFIKAPISVETVNRKWRIEANRCGTPQGGVISPLLANIYLNDFCLKIHEKTPCKIVTYADDFVVLHKQTYTQEQLDWITQQLSDEGLKLNQSKTHCVDMGKLMNEFDFLGFNFQRITGLIKGTSYIKIEASKKSQTKLKNKIRDIVKHRTSNTLGVLINKVNQVLRGWKHYFGGIGYPRGVFFRINGFVVNRFYRWHRRLSQRRSKYLSRGAYEKLRQAGLEYLPTTR, encoded by the coding sequence ATGGCTAACACTCCAGTAAATATCAGAATATTACAGCGAAAACTTTACTTACGCTCAAAGCTTAACTCGGAGCTTCGATTTTACAGCTTGTACGATAAACTCAGTCGCCTAGATATACTCGAAGAAGCCTATCGACGATGCAAAGCCAATAAAGGCGGAGCAGGAATTGATGGCATCACATTCAGTTATCTAGAGCAGCAAAAGAAAGTCGTTGCGCTGTTAAAAGAAATTCAAACTCAATTACAACAGAAAAACTATCGACCTAGCCCAGTCAAACGAGTAGAAATACTCAAAGACAACGGCAAAACGCGGAAACTTGGGATCCCGATAATCAGTGACAGAATTGTGCAAATGGCGATGACAATAGTGATGCAACCCGTCTACGAACCTCATTTACATGAACACAGTTATGGTTATCGTCCATGTCGAAACGCCCAGCAAGCGGTAAAAGTCATTGAAATGAGCCTAAAACAAGGCTATCAGCACGTACTTGATGCTGACTTGAGCGCCTATTTCGATACCATCCCGCACGCTAAGTTGATGGCAAAAATAGAAAGGCGAATAAGCGACAGCAGCTTTCTGAGTTTGCTGAAAAGCTTTATCAAAGCGCCCATCAGCGTAGAGACGGTCAACAGAAAATGGCGAATAGAAGCAAACCGATGTGGCACTCCGCAAGGCGGAGTTATCTCTCCACTACTGGCTAACATCTATCTCAACGATTTCTGTTTGAAAATACACGAAAAAACACCGTGTAAAATCGTTACCTATGCAGATGATTTTGTTGTACTTCATAAGCAAACCTACACACAAGAGCAACTGGACTGGATAACACAGCAATTAAGTGATGAAGGTCTGAAGCTAAATCAAAGTAAAACCCACTGTGTGGATATGGGAAAGCTGATGAATGAGTTTGATTTCCTCGGTTTTAACTTTCAACGGATCACAGGCCTCATCAAAGGCACCAGTTACATCAAGATAGAGGCGTCTAAGAAGAGCCAAACAAAGCTGAAAAATAAAATCAGAGACATAGTGAAACACCGAACCTCAAATACACTTGGCGTACTGATAAATAAGGTTAATCAAGTTCTGAGGGGATGGAAACACTATTTTGGTGGGATAGGTTATCCCAGAGGTGTATTTTTCAGAATAAATGGATTTGTAGTAAACCGGTTCTATCGCTGGCATCGTCGCTTAAGTCAACGTCGAAGCAAGTATCTATCACGAGGTGCTTACGAAAAATTACGCCAAGCTGGTCTTGAGTATTTACCCACGACAAGATGA
- the recD gene encoding exodeoxyribonuclease V subunit alpha: MIHTNKPMPELLKYWEQQGQLTALDRHFAVEMAKMHNTSDPFFIFICALLSKQLSNQNSCLVLDQIEHSNPMNESPRQCVINIQPTELVSALLSFTAISQFNKETKAQTPLVIDGNRLYLQRYHQFETQVSDVLTRLSRPTLEVKKEKLKQQLSLVFPPNNLEGIDWQKIAAATAITKQLAVITGGPGTGKTTTVTKLLLLLLLNQKLTIRLVAPTGKAAARLSESIKASKIRLAKQLSFEADNIDLSVIKEIPEEASTAHRLLGVIPDSHRFRFNKDNPLRLDLLIVDEASMVDLPMMHKLLTALPEHARLILLGDQDQLASVEAGAVLADICAGLQDPTSKEQPWRMRYSAQQAHLLSELTETQLTGFIDDKTPFGDSLCMLQHSHRFKGDAGIGLLATAVNQSDLSKVLGVWQQNYDELAWLGHGIISANKQENIGLVTLINQSVEYYRPYLQLIQQLKVAYTVGMGEGDEAAIGIIDKFNDYRLLCSSRAGDYGVEGINQQMADILTKRKLIDAKQEFYLGRPIIIKSNDYNLGLFNGDIGIILQDSAQPKRLMVHFIKADGSVLKVLPARLPKHETCFAMTVHKSQGSEFERVALVLQPKPSQAQWQLLTKELVYTAITRAKSHFSCLGSRQVFEHAVEHATKRASGLGEKLWN; this comes from the coding sequence ATGATCCACACAAACAAACCTATGCCCGAACTTCTCAAGTATTGGGAGCAACAAGGACAGCTCACGGCATTAGACAGACATTTCGCTGTCGAAATGGCAAAAATGCACAATACAAGTGATCCATTTTTCATTTTCATTTGTGCTTTATTGAGCAAACAGCTGTCAAACCAAAATAGCTGCCTTGTTTTAGACCAAATCGAACATTCTAATCCAATGAATGAGTCTCCTAGACAGTGCGTTATAAATATTCAACCAACTGAACTAGTATCGGCCTTATTATCATTTACTGCGATTAGTCAATTTAACAAAGAAACTAAAGCACAAACCCCACTCGTCATAGACGGAAACCGCTTATACCTCCAGCGTTATCACCAGTTTGAAACTCAAGTCAGTGACGTACTGACTCGTTTATCTCGGCCTACACTAGAAGTTAAAAAGGAAAAACTTAAACAGCAGCTTTCACTTGTTTTTCCTCCTAATAATCTTGAAGGTATAGATTGGCAAAAAATTGCAGCAGCAACCGCAATCACTAAGCAACTGGCCGTTATTACCGGTGGTCCGGGTACAGGGAAAACTACAACAGTAACTAAGCTTCTATTATTGCTCCTTTTAAACCAAAAACTGACAATTCGTTTGGTTGCTCCCACTGGAAAAGCCGCTGCAAGACTCAGTGAGTCGATTAAAGCTTCAAAAATAAGACTTGCTAAGCAGCTTTCTTTTGAGGCTGATAACATTGATCTATCAGTGATAAAAGAAATTCCAGAAGAAGCCTCAACCGCGCACCGCTTATTAGGTGTTATTCCAGATTCTCATCGATTCAGATTTAATAAAGACAATCCGTTACGTCTAGATTTATTGATCGTTGATGAAGCTTCAATGGTTGACTTGCCAATGATGCATAAACTCTTAACGGCTCTCCCTGAACATGCTCGACTCATATTATTAGGAGACCAAGATCAGCTTGCATCAGTCGAAGCAGGAGCAGTTTTAGCTGATATTTGTGCAGGCTTACAGGATCCAACAAGTAAAGAGCAACCATGGCGGATGCGATATTCGGCTCAGCAAGCTCACTTATTATCAGAATTAACTGAAACCCAATTAACTGGGTTTATTGATGATAAAACTCCGTTTGGAGACAGTTTGTGCATGCTACAACACAGTCATAGATTTAAAGGCGATGCAGGCATAGGTTTATTAGCCACTGCAGTCAATCAATCTGACTTATCTAAAGTTTTAGGTGTTTGGCAACAGAATTATGACGAACTCGCTTGGCTTGGGCACGGAATTATATCTGCAAACAAACAAGAAAATATTGGCCTTGTTACTTTAATTAATCAATCTGTCGAGTATTATCGCCCTTATTTACAACTCATTCAGCAACTCAAAGTCGCCTACACTGTCGGAATGGGTGAAGGAGATGAAGCTGCTATTGGCATCATAGATAAATTTAATGATTATCGACTTCTATGTTCATCTCGTGCTGGCGATTATGGTGTAGAAGGCATTAATCAGCAAATGGCAGACATTCTAACAAAAAGAAAACTTATCGATGCTAAACAAGAGTTTTACCTTGGTAGACCAATTATTATCAAATCCAATGACTATAACCTTGGACTTTTTAACGGTGATATCGGCATTATTTTGCAAGATTCTGCTCAACCTAAGAGGTTAATGGTACACTTTATTAAAGCTGATGGGTCGGTGTTAAAGGTGCTTCCTGCTCGTTTGCCAAAGCATGAAACCTGTTTTGCTATGACTGTGCATAAAAGCCAAGGGAGCGAGTTTGAACGTGTCGCGTTAGTCTTGCAGCCTAAACCGAGTCAAGCGCAATGGCAATTGTTAACGAAAGAGCTTGTTTACACAGCCATAACTAGAGCTAAGTCGCATTTTTCATGCTTAGGCTCTCGACAAGTTTTTGAGCATGCTGTTGAACACGCGACCAAAAGAGCTTCTGGCCTTGGTGAAAAGCTATGGAACTAA
- the recB gene encoding exodeoxyribonuclease V subunit beta, producing MSQAQVLNPLTIPLYGKGLIEASAGTGKTYTISGIYLRLLLGRGVNTPLTCQQILVVTFTNAATEELRDRIRNRIRATYHAFLGLECNDDFINQLLKETPKADKQAALKRLDLALKSLDESSIFTIHGFCQRILTDMAFESSLLFETEFTLDDSEYMHHAVRDYWRQYCYTLPPEMAQVIQNEFSDPDTLIKQLRPLLNSFDNTPLVKPGKFSEVSEKLTQSLSQFKARWPSEHNSALKQLMDLPLSGVRFGKKSDGYPKLIQMFDRLNNWANYGVGFPPKKEMEMLALSNIKLNKGGVLPHPKQAKLLAHIERINELTNQIKPAFLYQALTDIRERFAQQKIQKNVLTPDDLLTQLSQAISQNSESLPQQINQRFPVALIDEFQDTDPLQFNIFSKIYQHTDQSGLLMIGDPKQAIYAFRGADIHTYINARNQTNDQYFLAKNWRSSTKMVEGVNELFKKSKDPFINAAIPFEAVSTPPNAANKVIQDSENDLSALRIRLLSEEPEKGLNKTTARKILAEDAAEEIVRLLNESESGQSSMSANANDNNPIKAKDIAILVRDRNEAAVIKQALIDRNVGSVFLSRDSVLNCLEAQELAIILRSFADPKNERLLRSALATKLFGFTALQIDQFNNDETLRQQLLEQCFELHNVWHKRGIMPTLLTFAKNSQLIARLLNDEDGGRRLTDFRHLSEILQQKSTEIDGVSALLAWYEQQLVNSNNSDDQQLRLESEQNLVQIVTIHKSKGLEYPVCFVPFVSLARDNRRRPSPMIYHLDGKLTWDIEQTDEGWEKQKRETLAEDLRLLYVALTRPVYRCYLAIANHSRFTKKSGLSSQLFETAIGYLLGVDSKDCDFDKLQEQALSLQSEAINISTINVEALSTTNFSPKNQATDEFTTKELNRMITTPWRVGSYSGLVKHQTHERVHPGADDEGLSLSEAFSESQNKKEIIDPFTKQDRFNFEKGANAGSFMHLVLELIDFTNAKSDLETHLPAAMLQYGIDEQWTTPLMEWYLDLLGSPLNSEGLCLYKLPNSAKLVEMEFYLPIKKLKATQVNKALQDFGYGDNLVFDDLIGMLKGFIDLTFEFNGKYYIADYKSNHLGDDFECYSIRNMSQAILDHRYDLQYILYTLALHRYLKPKIDDYNYDKHIGGCYYLFLRGMSANQPKSGIYYDKPPLALINRLDELFMNGTETKQDLRA from the coding sequence ATGAGTCAAGCCCAAGTGTTAAACCCATTAACCATCCCTCTTTATGGAAAAGGACTCATCGAAGCTAGTGCTGGCACAGGTAAAACCTATACGATTTCAGGGATCTATTTAAGACTGCTTCTCGGTAGAGGAGTAAACACTCCCCTTACCTGCCAGCAAATTTTGGTTGTAACATTCACCAATGCAGCGACAGAAGAGTTGCGTGATCGTATTCGTAATCGTATCAGAGCTACCTACCACGCTTTTTTAGGGCTTGAATGTAATGATGATTTTATAAACCAGCTATTAAAAGAAACACCTAAAGCCGATAAACAAGCAGCTTTAAAAAGGCTAGATTTAGCACTTAAATCACTCGATGAGTCTTCAATTTTTACTATTCACGGTTTTTGTCAGAGAATACTTACCGACATGGCGTTCGAGTCGTCATTGCTGTTTGAAACCGAATTTACTTTAGATGACAGCGAATACATGCACCACGCTGTTCGTGATTATTGGCGTCAGTATTGTTACACGTTACCACCTGAAATGGCTCAAGTAATTCAAAATGAGTTTTCAGATCCTGATACTTTGATAAAACAGTTACGCCCTTTGCTTAATAGTTTCGACAATACGCCATTAGTAAAGCCGGGCAAATTTAGTGAGGTTTCTGAAAAATTAACCCAAAGCTTGAGTCAATTTAAGGCTCGCTGGCCTTCAGAGCACAACTCCGCTCTCAAGCAACTAATGGATTTACCCTTAAGTGGTGTTCGATTTGGTAAAAAATCAGACGGATATCCAAAACTGATACAAATGTTCGATCGGCTCAATAATTGGGCAAATTATGGTGTAGGTTTTCCTCCTAAAAAAGAGATGGAGATGCTGGCATTATCGAACATTAAACTTAACAAAGGTGGAGTGCTACCTCATCCTAAACAAGCCAAGCTACTTGCTCACATTGAAAGAATCAATGAACTGACGAATCAAATAAAACCAGCCTTTTTGTATCAGGCACTGACTGATATTCGAGAACGCTTTGCCCAGCAAAAAATTCAAAAAAATGTACTGACGCCTGATGATTTATTGACTCAACTATCACAAGCCATTTCTCAAAATTCTGAATCATTACCACAACAAATTAATCAGCGTTTTCCTGTTGCGCTAATTGATGAATTCCAAGATACCGACCCACTACAATTCAATATTTTTTCAAAAATTTACCAACATACTGATCAATCTGGATTGCTGATGATTGGTGATCCTAAGCAAGCTATTTACGCCTTTCGTGGTGCCGATATTCACACATACATTAACGCGAGAAATCAAACGAATGACCAATATTTTTTGGCAAAAAACTGGCGTTCGAGCACCAAAATGGTTGAAGGTGTGAATGAATTATTCAAAAAGTCAAAAGATCCATTTATTAATGCAGCAATTCCATTTGAAGCAGTAAGCACACCTCCTAATGCTGCAAATAAAGTGATTCAAGATTCAGAAAACGATCTTTCCGCTTTGCGCATAAGATTGTTGAGCGAAGAGCCTGAAAAAGGTTTAAATAAAACAACGGCACGAAAAATACTTGCTGAAGATGCTGCGGAAGAAATCGTAAGGCTACTCAATGAAAGTGAGTCGGGTCAGAGCTCAATGAGTGCTAACGCTAATGACAATAACCCTATAAAAGCCAAAGACATTGCCATTCTTGTTCGGGATCGCAATGAAGCGGCAGTCATTAAGCAAGCATTAATCGATAGAAATGTAGGTAGCGTTTTTTTAAGTCGAGACAGTGTACTTAATTGTCTCGAAGCACAAGAACTTGCCATTATTTTACGTAGTTTTGCAGATCCCAAAAATGAACGCCTTTTAAGAAGCGCCTTAGCCACAAAGTTATTTGGATTTACCGCACTACAAATTGATCAATTTAATAACGATGAAACCTTACGCCAACAACTGTTAGAGCAATGTTTTGAACTACATAACGTGTGGCATAAACGTGGGATCATGCCAACACTACTCACCTTTGCTAAAAACTCTCAGCTTATTGCGCGATTATTAAATGATGAAGATGGCGGACGGCGATTAACTGATTTTCGCCATTTATCAGAAATTCTCCAACAAAAATCTACCGAGATTGATGGTGTAAGCGCCCTCCTTGCATGGTATGAGCAGCAATTGGTCAACAGCAACAACAGTGACGACCAACAGCTTAGGTTAGAAAGCGAACAAAACTTAGTTCAAATTGTTACTATTCACAAAAGTAAAGGACTCGAATACCCTGTTTGCTTTGTGCCATTCGTAAGTCTAGCTCGTGATAACCGCCGCCGACCATCGCCTATGATTTATCATTTAGACGGTAAGCTCACATGGGATATTGAACAAACGGATGAAGGCTGGGAAAAACAAAAACGTGAAACACTCGCTGAAGACTTGCGTTTACTTTATGTTGCGCTTACTCGTCCTGTTTATCGTTGTTATTTAGCCATTGCCAACCACAGTCGATTCACTAAAAAGTCAGGGTTAAGTAGTCAACTCTTTGAAACAGCTATCGGTTATCTTTTAGGTGTTGATAGTAAAGATTGTGATTTTGATAAACTGCAAGAGCAAGCTTTGTCATTACAGTCTGAAGCGATAAACATCAGTACAATAAATGTTGAAGCACTATCTACAACGAACTTTTCACCTAAAAATCAAGCCACTGATGAATTTACAACAAAAGAACTCAATCGTATGATAACAACACCTTGGCGCGTTGGAAGTTATTCGGGTTTAGTAAAACACCAGACTCATGAACGAGTGCATCCCGGAGCCGATGACGAAGGTCTTAGCCTGTCCGAAGCATTCAGTGAAAGCCAAAATAAGAAAGAAATCATCGACCCCTTCACCAAGCAAGATAGGTTTAACTTTGAAAAAGGTGCTAATGCCGGCAGCTTCATGCATTTAGTATTAGAATTAATCGATTTCACCAATGCAAAATCTGATTTAGAGACGCACCTTCCTGCAGCCATGCTCCAGTACGGTATTGATGAACAATGGACAACACCGCTCATGGAATGGTACTTAGATTTACTTGGCTCACCATTGAACTCTGAAGGGCTATGCCTCTATAAACTGCCAAATAGTGCAAAACTTGTCGAAATGGAGTTTTACCTGCCAATTAAGAAGCTTAAGGCAACTCAAGTCAATAAAGCACTTCAAGATTTTGGTTATGGTGATAATTTGGTTTTTGATGACTTAATTGGAATGCTTAAAGGTTTTATTGATTTAACTTTCGAGTTTAACGGTAAATATTATATTGCAGATTACAAGTCTAACCATCTCGGAGATGACTTTGAATGTTATAGCATCCGAAACATGTCTCAAGCGATTTTAGATCATCGTTATGATTTACAATACATTCTTTATACATTGGCTTTACATCGATACCTAAAACCGAAAATTGATGATTACAATTACGATAAACATATCGGTGGTTGTTACTATTTATTCCTGCGTGGGATGTCAGCAAATCAGCCAAAATCAGGTATTTATTATGATAAACCGCCTCTTGCACTCATCAATAGACTTGATGAGCTATTTATGAATGGCACCGAAACAAAACAAGATTTGAGGGCATAA